In a single window of the Littorina saxatilis isolate snail1 linkage group LG5, US_GU_Lsax_2.0, whole genome shotgun sequence genome:
- the LOC138967756 gene encoding uncharacterized protein, with translation MEEESHSYALANPEQTHAHQVALAAASVTSKKSDIGIIADKIRLPYLDDGDDVDTYLAKFERIATQMKWEVSTWALRLSGHLKGKAAEVYTKLSVEIADDYDVLKDALLKAFHCTAKTYSEKFRAAKRVGSETYEQVLERSKMYLDRWLHLAKGNRDFDSLYDLIRLEQFIDGLPADVKAFVKERSPGSADAAAAAAQAYLEAHEPDCKNPFSRRQTESVSAVSTSGAKKKQRQRRQAAKSEERESQVSSPASQDNSESVATINAPPGEKKHCNYCNRDGHEADYCFKRARDVIARESVNATPGSGQSSAIFGCVHVISADGSVPKLRSRLCPDCQAATAGDNYMVKVKICGIETEALRDTGSNISLARHDIVPKSCFTGKTRDLTGAFGPDSRVAQIAHVDVETPYYSGVIEINVVNDLNTSVLIGNHFTLPSGVVVEVPTYGPRDSCAAVTRAQVKKDARGDFPLDPKSQGLQKTRQELIDAQESDPSLKRMRDLARDQHPWSSQGQGRVRFLYRANVLYREYCGSDGVFHRQICVPHPFRSEVLTLGHSSPMAGHLAARRTLSRIWSDFYWPGMCADVRRFVASCESCQRTVPRGSLRRVALEKMPLVDVPFEQVVIDLIGPIHPPSGMSLVLQLSLYRLFHVIHSGIAIFGVTCHPRFPLGWGFVT, from the coding sequence ATGGAAGAAGAAAGCCACTCATACGCTTTAGCCAACCCGGAACAAACGCATGCTCACCAGGTTGCTTTGGCTGCCGCCTCAGTCACGTCCAAGAAATCAGACATTGGCATTATTGCCGACAAAATTCGGTTGCCTTATTTGGACGATGGGGATGATGTGGATACGTACCTGGCCAAGTTTGAGCGTATTGCTACGCAGATGAAGTGGGAGGTCTCGACTTGGGCCCTCAGGTTGAGTGGTCACCTCAAGGGCAAAGCTGCCGAGGTTTATACGAAGTTGTCAGTTGAAATAGCTGATGACTATGATGTTTTAAAGGATGCTCTTTTGAAAGCTTTCCATTGCACGGCAAAGACGTACAGTGAGAAGTTCCGCGCTGCCAAGCGTGTTGGTTCCGAGACATACGAGCAGGTGTTGGAGCGCAGCAAGATGTATTTGGACCGTTGGCTTCATCTTGCCAAAGGCAATCGTGATTTTGACAGCCTCTATGACCTCATTCGTCTTGAGCAGTTTATCGACGGTCTGCCCGCTGATGTCAAAGCATTTGTGAAGGAGCGGTCACCCGGATCGGCTGACGCTGCTGCTGCCGCCGCCCAAGCTTATTTAGAAGCCCACGAGCCGGATTGCAAAAACCCGTTCTCTCGTCGTCAGACCGAGTCTGTCAGTGCCGTAAGTACTTCCGGTGCCAAGAAGAAGCAGAGACAGCGTCGCCAGGCTGCCAAGTCTGAGGAGAGGGAGAGTCAGGTCAGTTCTCCTGCCTCTCAGGATAATTCTGAATCGGTGGCCACCATTAATGCGCCGCCCGGGGAAAAGAAACATTGTAATTATTGCAATCGGGATGGCCACGAGGCTGATTATTGCTTCAAGCGTGCTCGTGACGTCATAGCTCGCGAAAGTGTGAATGCCACTCCCGGTTCCGGGCAGTCGTCCGCGATTTTTGGATGTGTTCATGTGATCTCCGCTGACGGTTCTGTGCCAAAGTTGCGTTCTCGGTTGTGTCCAGATTGTCAGGCTGCTACCGCAGGCGATAACTACATGGTCAAGGTAAAAATTTGTGGCATTGAGACCGAGGCTCTCCGAGACACAGGTTCCAACATATCGCTGGCTCGGCATGATATCGTCCCTAAATCATGTTTCACAGGCAAGACCCGCGATCTCACCGGTGCGTTCGGCCCGGATAGTCGCGTCGCTCAGATTGCCCACGTGGATGTTGAGACACCTTATTACTCCGGAGTTATCGAGATCAATGTCGTGAATGATCTCAACACTTCTGTTCTCATCGGGAATCACTTCACTCTTCCCTCCGGTGTGGTTGTCGAAGTCCCGACTTACGGCCCGCGCGATTCGTGTGCCGCTGTGACTCGTGCTCAGGTTAAGAAGGACGCCCGCGGCGATTTTCCCCTCGATCCTAAATCACAAGGTCTTCAGAAGACTAGGCAAGAACTGATTGATGCCCAGGAATCTGACCCTTCTCTCAAACGGATGCGTGATTTGGCTCGCGACCAGCACCCGTGGTCCTCCCAGGGTCAAGGCCGTGTGCGGTTCCTGTATCGCGCCAACGTTTTGTACCGCGAGTATTGTGGTTCTGATGGAGTGTTCCACCGCCAAATTTGCGTTCCTCACCCGTTCCGCAGCGAGGTCTTAACTCTAGGCCATTCTTCACCGATGGCCGGCCACCTAGCTGCTAGACGCACGTTGAGCCGGATCTGGTCGGATTTTTATTGGCCGGGCATGTGTGCCGACGTTCGCCGGTTTGTCGCGTCTTGCGAGTCGTGTCAGCGCACAGTTCCCCGCGGCAGTTTGCGCAGGGTTGCTCTCGAGAAAATGCCGCTGGTGGATGTTCCTTTCGAACAGGTAGTGATTGACCTCATCGGGCCCATCCATCCTCCGTCCGGCATGTCCCTAGTGCTTCAGTTATCTCTCTATAGACTTTTCCATGTCATACACTCTGGCATAGCCATCTTCGGTGTCACCTGTCACCCGCGGTTTCCTCTGGGATGGGGGTTTGTCACGTAG